A genomic segment from Bradyrhizobium sp. ISRA430 encodes:
- a CDS encoding IS66 family transposase — protein sequence MQLDLDNLPTETALLHRLVRDIVGTIEHRNTEIERLKSIIKQLQRAQFGRRSERLDPDQLALGLEDLDGDLAREEEKRPRIAEQQAERSSHRKPLPDHLPRTDVRLDIGGVICACCGGALHVIGESVSEMLDWIPAQLHVIRTTRSKYACRTCETVVQAPAPERVIVGGVATPALLAQVLVSKYCDHTPLYRQSQIFARHGVDLPRSTLAGWVGGACWWLEALHDRMCKNVFASDHLFADDTPVPVLDPGRGRTKTGRLWVYAREQRGWGGPEPPAAVYLFAPDRRAERPASHLEHFKGVLHVDGYAGFEPLTGKGDVVLAACWSHTRRRFYEVAQATNAPIATEALRRIAELYAVEAEVRGQSAAHRLAARRNRSKLMVDAMRLWFETQILLVPGRSTLAEAIRYALSRWDSLTRFLQDGRIELDTNPVERAIRPVALGRKNHLFAGSDGGGHRWAVLCSLIESCKLNDVEPYAYLHDVLTRMVDGHPVNRLDELLPWAWKAGNSVKS from the coding sequence ATGCAGCTCGATCTCGACAATCTCCCGACAGAAACAGCACTTCTGCATCGCCTCGTTCGCGATATTGTCGGCACGATTGAACACCGCAACACTGAAATCGAGCGCCTGAAATCTATCATCAAGCAGTTGCAGCGCGCGCAGTTCGGCCGCCGCTCCGAGCGCCTCGATCCCGATCAGCTCGCGCTCGGTCTTGAAGATCTGGATGGCGATCTCGCCCGCGAAGAAGAGAAGCGTCCGCGCATCGCGGAGCAACAGGCCGAACGGTCTTCTCATCGCAAGCCGCTGCCAGATCATCTGCCGCGCACGGATGTGCGGCTCGACATTGGCGGCGTGATTTGCGCCTGCTGCGGCGGCGCGCTGCACGTAATCGGCGAGAGCGTGAGCGAGATGCTGGACTGGATTCCAGCACAACTGCACGTGATCCGCACCACCCGCTCGAAATACGCCTGTCGGACCTGCGAGACAGTGGTGCAGGCGCCGGCTCCGGAACGGGTGATCGTCGGCGGTGTCGCAACGCCGGCGCTGCTTGCTCAGGTATTGGTCAGCAAATACTGCGACCATACCCCCCTCTATCGGCAGTCGCAGATCTTCGCGCGGCACGGCGTCGATCTCCCGCGGTCGACGCTCGCTGGATGGGTCGGCGGCGCTTGCTGGTGGCTCGAGGCGTTGCACGACCGCATGTGCAAGAACGTGTTCGCCTCGGATCATCTGTTCGCCGACGACACGCCGGTTCCGGTGCTCGATCCAGGACGTGGACGCACCAAGACTGGACGTCTCTGGGTCTATGCCCGCGAGCAGCGCGGCTGGGGCGGACCGGAGCCGCCCGCGGCAGTTTATCTGTTCGCACCAGACCGCAGGGCCGAGCGTCCGGCTTCGCACCTCGAGCACTTCAAGGGTGTTCTGCACGTCGACGGCTATGCTGGCTTTGAGCCTTTGACTGGCAAAGGCGACGTCGTGCTCGCTGCATGCTGGAGCCATACGCGGCGACGATTCTACGAGGTGGCGCAGGCCACCAACGCGCCAATCGCGACCGAGGCGCTGCGCCGGATCGCCGAACTCTATGCCGTCGAAGCTGAGGTCCGTGGTCAATCGGCTGCGCATCGGCTTGCAGCACGCCGCAACCGATCGAAGCTCATGGTCGATGCCATGCGGCTCTGGTTCGAAACACAGATTCTCCTTGTACCAGGCCGTAGCACCCTGGCCGAAGCGATCCGCTACGCCCTCTCGCGCTGGGATAGTTTGACACGCTTCCTGCAAGACGGCCGCATCGAGCTCGACACGAACCCAGTTGAACGCGCAATCAGGCCTGTTGCCCTCGGACGCAAGAATCACCTCTTCGCGGGCAGCGATGGCGGCGGCCATCGATGGGCCGTTCTCTGTTCCTTGATTGAAAGCTGCAAGCTTAACGACGTCGAACCCTACGCCTATCTGCATGACGTGCTCACGCGGATGGTCGACGGACACCCTGTCAACCGGCTCGATGAACTGCTGCCGTGGGCTTGGAAAGCCGGGAATTCTGTCAAGAGCTGA
- a CDS encoding TrbC/VirB2 family protein, translated as MVVLGAAPAWAAGSNMPWEQPLNQILQSVEGPVAKIIAVIIIVVTGLTLAFGDSSGGFRRLIQIVFGLSIAFAASSFFLSFFSFGGGVVI; from the coding sequence ATGGTGGTTTTGGGAGCGGCGCCGGCATGGGCGGCCGGCTCGAACATGCCGTGGGAGCAGCCACTCAATCAAATCTTGCAGTCGGTTGAAGGACCGGTCGCCAAGATCATCGCCGTCATCATTATCGTGGTGACCGGGCTCACGCTCGCGTTCGGGGATTCGTCAGGTGGTTTTCGCAGGCTGATCCAGATCGTGTTCGGATTGTCGATCGCCTTTGCCGCCTCGAGCTTCTTCCTGTCGTTCTTCTCCTTCGGCGGCGGCGTGGTGATCTGA
- a CDS encoding CopG family transcriptional regulator, whose amino-acid sequence MRDRMNVYFPPELLKQISDLADRKKLSRSAIVEAAVASFLSPDGADRREAAFTRRLDRLSRQMQRLERDVGLMAETLALFIRFWLTITPPLPNDAQAAAQAKGRERFEGFVEALGRRLQKGQSFLREIPEDIRRQEAAEEA is encoded by the coding sequence ATGCGCGACCGGATGAACGTCTACTTCCCGCCAGAGCTTCTGAAACAGATCTCGGACCTCGCCGATCGCAAAAAGCTTTCCCGGTCTGCGATCGTGGAGGCAGCCGTTGCTTCGTTTCTGTCGCCGGATGGAGCGGACAGGCGGGAGGCAGCGTTTACCCGTCGCCTGGATCGGCTATCGCGTCAGATGCAGAGGCTGGAGCGAGACGTGGGTTTGATGGCCGAGACCTTGGCCCTGTTCATCCGCTTTTGGCTGACAATAACGCCGCCATTGCCCAACGACGCGCAGGCGGCCGCGCAGGCAAAGGGTCGGGAGCGCTTTGAAGGATTTGTCGAGGCGCTCGGGCGCCGTTTGCAGAAAGGGCAAAGCTTTCTGCGCGAGATTCCAGAAGATATCCGCCGCCAGGAAGCGGCCGAAGAAGCTTGA
- the tnpB gene encoding IS66 family insertion sequence element accessory protein TnpB (TnpB, as the term is used for proteins encoded by IS66 family insertion elements, is considered an accessory protein, since TnpC, encoded by a neighboring gene, is a DDE family transposase.), with translation MIAVPAGVKVHLALGHTDMRKGLDGLATLIQEHLKKDPFSGHLFVFRGKNASLLKILFWDGTGLCLFTKRIDRATFMWPRAAEPGGTVTLTPAQLAMLIEGIDWRAPERFWRPLLAG, from the coding sequence ATGATCGCTGTTCCGGCAGGTGTGAAGGTGCACCTCGCGCTTGGCCATACCGACATGCGCAAGGGTCTCGATGGACTTGCGACGTTGATCCAGGAACACCTCAAGAAGGATCCCTTCTCGGGCCATCTGTTCGTCTTCCGCGGGAAGAATGCTTCGCTTCTGAAGATTCTGTTTTGGGATGGGACGGGGCTGTGTCTGTTCACTAAGCGCATCGACCGTGCGACGTTCATGTGGCCACGCGCGGCGGAGCCTGGCGGTACGGTGACGCTGACACCTGCGCAACTCGCGATGTTGATCGAGGGCATCGACTGGCGTGCACCCGAGCGCTTCTGGCGCCCGCTTCTTGCAGGCTGA
- the trbB gene encoding P-type conjugative transfer ATPase TrbB gives MAVHSFQSEANSRGARMLRSALGTAIAGYLEDETIIEVMLNPDGRLWIDRLSNGLIDTGETLSAADGERIVRLVAHHVGAEVHAGAPRVSAELPGTGERFEGLLPPVVAAPAFAIRKPAVAVFTLDHYVAKEIMTSEEAKILKSAVAARKNILVAGGTSTGKTTLTNALLAEVAKTTDRVVLIEDTRELQCKAPNLVALRTKDGVATLSDLVRSSLRLRPDRIPIGEVRGAEALDLLKAWGTGHPGGIGTIHAGTALGALRRLEQLIQEAVITVPRALIAETINLVAVLAGRGADRRLAELALVIGLGATGDYSLSSAGD, from the coding sequence ATGGCAGTCCATTCCTTTCAATCGGAAGCGAATTCGCGCGGTGCGCGAATGCTGCGTAGCGCGCTCGGCACAGCGATTGCCGGCTACCTCGAAGATGAAACGATCATAGAGGTGATGCTCAACCCAGATGGGCGGTTGTGGATCGATCGGTTATCGAATGGCCTGATCGACACAGGCGAAACTCTGTCGGCTGCGGATGGCGAGCGCATTGTTCGCCTGGTTGCGCATCACGTCGGCGCCGAGGTGCATGCCGGCGCGCCGCGGGTTTCGGCAGAACTGCCTGGAACTGGTGAGCGATTCGAAGGCCTTTTGCCTCCGGTCGTTGCCGCCCCGGCCTTTGCTATCCGCAAGCCAGCGGTCGCAGTGTTTACGCTCGACCACTACGTCGCCAAGGAGATCATGACCTCGGAGGAGGCCAAGATCCTGAAGAGCGCGGTCGCTGCACGGAAGAACATCCTGGTCGCCGGTGGGACATCGACCGGTAAAACAACACTGACGAATGCGCTCCTGGCCGAGGTGGCAAAGACTACGGATCGGGTCGTGCTGATCGAAGATACGCGCGAACTTCAGTGCAAAGCGCCCAATCTTGTAGCGCTCCGGACCAAAGACGGCGTGGCCACGCTATCGGACCTCGTTCGGTCCTCGCTGCGCCTACGACCTGATCGCATCCCGATTGGCGAAGTCCGAGGTGCCGAGGCGCTCGATCTGCTCAAGGCTTGGGGTACAGGCCATCCCGGCGGCATCGGCACAATTCATGCGGGCACCGCGCTCGGTGCGCTGCGGCGGCTTGAGCAACTCATCCAGGAAGCCGTCATCACGGTTCCGCGTGCCCTGATCGCCGAGACCATCAACCTCGTTGCAGTGCTGGCGGGGCGCGGCGCTGACCGTCGCCTCGCTGAACTCGCCCTCGTCATCGGGCTTGGCGCCACCGGCGACTACAGCCTTTCATCAGCGGGAGACTGA
- a CDS encoding conjugal transfer protein TraG, with product MSGTKILWGQVIVVGLIVLLAIWGATEWTAWRLAWQPELGRPWFELLGFKVYYPPVFFWWWFVYDAYAPQVFVEGAFIAASGTFVSIAAAIGMSIWRAREAKNVETYGSARWAGLEEVRAAGLLGPDGVVLGKLDRDYLRHDGPEHVLCFAPTRSGKGVGLVVPSLLAWPGSAIVHDIKGENWQLTAGFRSRHGRVLLFDPTNPKSSAYNPLLEVRRGEWEVRDVQNVADVLVDPEGSLDKRNHWEKTSHSLLVGAILHVLYAEADKTLAGVAAFLSDPKRPIEATLKAMMTTPHLGEQGAHPVVASIARELLNKSENERSGVLSTAMSFLGLYRDPVVAQVTRRCDWRIADLIADSRPTTLYLVVPPSDISRTKPLIRLVLNQIGRRLTEDLHARDRRHRVLMMLDEFPALGRLDFFESALAFIAGYGIKSFLIAQSLNQIEKAYGPNNAILDNCHVRVSFATNDERTAKRVSDALGTATEMRAMKNYAGHRLNPWLGHLMVSRQETARPLMTPGEVVQLPPMDEIVMVAGTPPIRAKKVRYYEDRRFTERVLPPPDPAGAGRSSRTDGWSSLGTPEPTGGHTDKAAEVEEDTANSGLRREPELPDHVAIAKETIEPTPAEEFAVVLDDDEDVVRQSRLMRQQMRGVARQVAMDPNDGMEL from the coding sequence ATGTCCGGAACCAAGATCCTCTGGGGACAGGTGATCGTTGTCGGCCTGATCGTTTTGCTCGCCATCTGGGGAGCAACCGAGTGGACGGCTTGGCGGCTCGCCTGGCAACCGGAGCTTGGGCGGCCCTGGTTCGAACTGTTAGGCTTCAAGGTCTACTACCCGCCCGTCTTCTTCTGGTGGTGGTTTGTCTACGACGCCTATGCGCCGCAAGTCTTCGTTGAGGGCGCGTTCATAGCAGCGTCGGGGACCTTCGTGTCGATTGCAGCGGCGATTGGTATGTCGATCTGGCGGGCGCGTGAAGCCAAGAATGTCGAGACCTATGGTTCGGCGCGCTGGGCTGGTCTGGAGGAGGTGAGGGCGGCCGGGCTGCTCGGTCCGGATGGTGTGGTGCTCGGCAAGCTCGACCGTGACTACCTCCGCCATGACGGACCGGAGCACGTCTTGTGTTTTGCACCGACCCGGTCGGGAAAGGGTGTCGGCCTCGTGGTCCCCTCGCTGTTGGCTTGGCCCGGCTCGGCCATCGTTCACGACATCAAGGGCGAGAATTGGCAACTGACCGCTGGCTTTCGCTCGCGGCATGGCCGCGTCCTGTTGTTCGACCCCACCAACCCAAAGTCATCAGCCTACAATCCGCTGCTCGAAGTCCGGCGCGGGGAATGGGAGGTTCGCGACGTACAGAACGTCGCCGATGTCTTGGTCGACCCCGAGGGCTCCCTCGACAAGCGGAACCATTGGGAGAAGACCAGTCATTCCCTCTTGGTCGGTGCCATCCTCCACGTCCTTTATGCCGAGGCTGACAAGACTCTGGCCGGCGTCGCCGCATTCCTCTCCGATCCGAAGCGGCCGATCGAGGCGACGCTGAAGGCGATGATGACCACGCCGCACCTTGGCGAACAGGGTGCTCATCCTGTGGTCGCCTCGATCGCGCGCGAGCTCCTGAACAAGTCGGAGAATGAACGTTCCGGCGTCCTGTCCACTGCGATGTCGTTCCTCGGACTCTACCGCGATCCCGTGGTGGCCCAGGTGACCCGCCGCTGCGACTGGCGGATTGCCGATCTGATCGCAGATAGCCGCCCGACGACGCTTTACCTCGTGGTACCACCGTCGGATATTTCTCGGACCAAGCCATTGATCCGTCTGGTACTGAATCAGATCGGTCGACGGCTGACCGAAGATCTGCACGCCCGAGACCGTCGGCATCGAGTCCTGATGATGCTCGACGAGTTCCCAGCTCTTGGGCGGCTTGATTTCTTCGAGTCCGCGCTCGCCTTCATCGCGGGATACGGCATCAAGAGTTTCCTGATCGCGCAATCGCTCAATCAGATCGAGAAGGCTTACGGGCCCAACAACGCCATCCTCGACAACTGCCACGTTCGCGTCAGCTTCGCGACCAATGACGAGCGGACGGCGAAGCGTGTGTCCGACGCCTTGGGCACGGCGACGGAGATGCGTGCGATGAAGAACTATGCCGGTCATAGGTTGAATCCCTGGCTGGGGCACCTCATGGTCTCGCGCCAGGAGACGGCAAGGCCGCTGATGACCCCGGGTGAGGTCGTGCAGCTTCCGCCGATGGACGAGATTGTCATGGTGGCGGGCACGCCGCCGATAAGGGCAAAGAAGGTTCGCTACTATGAGGATCGGCGGTTTACCGAGCGGGTTCTGCCGCCGCCCGATCCGGCGGGGGCTGGCAGATCATCGCGAACGGACGGATGGTCATCGCTCGGAACGCCGGAGCCGACGGGAGGTCACACTGACAAGGCCGCCGAGGTCGAGGAAGACACGGCGAACAGCGGCCTCCGTCGTGAGCCCGAACTCCCCGATCACGTTGCGATCGCCAAGGAGACGATCGAACCGACGCCAGCAGAGGAATTTGCCGTTGTTCTTGATGATGACGAGGATGTCGTCCGTCAGTCGCGGCTCATGCGCCAACAGATGCGTGGCGTCGCCCGCCAGGTTGCCATGGACCCGAATGACGGCATGGAGCTCTGA
- a CDS encoding DUF3363 domain-containing protein — MSVGDSDLRIRPGRIRSTRVPKPKSFINQVLRAAKKAGHTSGPAAAGRRSVAYGRSTFGRGRLAFSRARLFSPTRRVVVKARVVRHKGRAFRSAPLTAHLSYLKRDGVTRSGERAEMFDEGCDRADTAAFAERCQDDRHHFRFIVSPEDAGDMTDLKAFTRDLAKQMETDLGTRLDWVAVDHWNTDNPHVHLLVRGIDEEGADLVISRDYVSQGLRSRAEELAAIELGSKPEHEIRNSLEREVTAERWTRLDREIRLAADETGTIDLRPENPGSSDPEIRRLMVGRLQHLEKMGLAASAAPGEWMVGLEAERSLRDLGMRGDIIKTMHRTFTERGEARGVADFVIEGGQPTSQIIGRLVDRGLHDELTGEAYAMIDGTDGRAHHVRFRGVEAFEYAPPIGGIVEVRRFGQAGDPRPTLMLATRSDLDLHEQVSAKGATWLDHRLVERHRMPLAMGGFGRETRDAMEARTQHLFQGGLARRQGQSIILQRDLLNTLRRRELDDVAAKVSADTGLPHVAAASGEHVAGTYRQRLTLTSGRFAMIDNGLGFQLVPWSRELEKRLGQHVTGVVKDGGGIEWGFGRKRDLGL; from the coding sequence GTGAGCGTGGGCGACAGCGATCTGCGTATTCGACCCGGGCGCATTCGCAGTACCCGCGTGCCGAAGCCGAAGAGCTTCATCAACCAGGTGCTGCGCGCCGCGAAGAAAGCAGGACACACCTCGGGGCCGGCCGCGGCTGGCAGGCGTTCTGTGGCCTATGGGCGCTCCACGTTTGGCCGCGGGCGCCTCGCCTTTAGCCGCGCCAGATTGTTCAGCCCGACACGGCGCGTTGTGGTGAAGGCGCGTGTTGTCCGGCACAAGGGGCGAGCCTTCCGTTCAGCGCCACTGACCGCCCACCTCTCATATCTCAAGCGCGATGGCGTGACCCGAAGTGGTGAGCGGGCCGAGATGTTCGATGAGGGCTGCGACCGCGCCGATACCGCGGCTTTCGCAGAACGGTGCCAGGATGACCGGCATCATTTCCGGTTCATCGTCTCACCCGAGGACGCCGGCGACATGACCGACCTGAAGGCCTTTACCCGCGATCTCGCCAAGCAGATGGAGACCGACCTTGGCACCCGGCTCGATTGGGTGGCCGTCGATCATTGGAACACCGACAACCCTCACGTCCATCTTCTCGTTCGGGGAATAGATGAGGAAGGGGCGGATCTCGTGATCTCCCGCGACTACGTCAGCCAGGGCCTGCGCTCACGCGCCGAGGAACTGGCCGCCATTGAACTCGGTTCAAAACCGGAGCACGAGATCCGCAATTCGCTGGAGAGGGAGGTCACGGCGGAACGATGGACGCGGCTCGATCGGGAGATCCGGCTGGCAGCCGATGAGACCGGCACTATCGATCTTCGCCCCGAGAACCCAGGCAGCTCCGATCCTGAGATCCGACGCCTGATGGTTGGCCGCCTTCAACACCTGGAGAAGATGGGTCTTGCCGCATCCGCCGCGCCTGGGGAATGGATGGTTGGGCTCGAGGCCGAGCGCAGCTTGCGCGACCTCGGCATGCGCGGCGACATCATCAAGACCATGCACCGCACCTTTACCGAGCGTGGGGAGGCGCGCGGCGTTGCCGACTTCGTCATCGAAGGTGGACAGCCGACGTCCCAGATTATCGGACGACTGGTCGACCGTGGACTGCATGACGAACTGACGGGTGAGGCGTACGCCATGATCGACGGAACAGACGGACGCGCGCATCACGTGCGCTTCCGAGGGGTCGAGGCATTTGAATATGCACCGCCGATCGGCGGTATCGTTGAAGTGCGACGCTTCGGTCAAGCCGGCGATCCGCGGCCGACTCTGATGCTGGCGACCCGCTCGGATCTCGATCTGCACGAGCAGGTCAGCGCGAAGGGCGCGACCTGGCTCGACCATCGGCTGGTTGAACGCCACCGCATGCCGCTCGCCATGGGCGGATTCGGCCGCGAGACCCGCGACGCCATGGAAGCCCGTACCCAGCATCTGTTCCAGGGGGGCCTGGCGCGACGGCAGGGCCAAAGCATCATCTTGCAGCGCGACCTCCTGAACACGCTGCGCCGACGTGAACTGGACGACGTGGCGGCAAAGGTCTCGGCCGACACCGGCCTGCCTCACGTGGCCGCCGCCTCCGGGGAGCATGTAGCGGGCACGTATCGCCAGCGTCTGACGCTCACCTCGGGACGCTTCGCCATGATCGATAATGGGCTCGGCTTCCAACTCGTGCCCTGGTCGCGCGAACTCGAAAAGCGGCTCGGCCAACACGTCACCGGCGTCGTGAAGGACGGCGGCGGCATCGAATGGGGTTTTGGTCGCAAGCGCGACCTCGGCCTCTAG
- a CDS encoding transposase, giving the protein MRHLVCAEDLSKRAEYLRKLRSKELERQGKKGPSKRRKRPPRYRYSVRTNSKPIALRAFWGMHVEAMNWSGMGHAEYAAALGLSPHALRIWRDRLEESGDEMDWRSLLHPSARAQLSSAANCARRKYRLTPQAVDGRSNRRRFSDEQKRAMVQETEKPGVAVAEVCRRHGIATSLLFRWRVQFGLNARKAPQLATVTLADGTASEPAALTALRDLVKAPEGMMAFVLDDGRRVLAQAGSSPAELKRQFAERGKAS; this is encoded by the coding sequence ATGCGCCATCTCGTTTGCGCGGAGGATCTGAGCAAACGCGCGGAATACTTGCGTAAATTGCGCAGCAAAGAGCTTGAACGGCAGGGCAAGAAGGGGCCATCGAAGCGACGCAAAAGGCCGCCGCGCTACCGCTACAGCGTGCGTACGAACAGCAAACCGATTGCACTTCGGGCGTTCTGGGGCATGCATGTCGAGGCGATGAACTGGAGTGGCATGGGGCATGCCGAGTACGCTGCGGCGCTCGGTCTGTCGCCGCATGCCCTGCGCATTTGGCGCGATCGCCTCGAAGAATCCGGCGACGAAATGGACTGGCGATCGTTGCTTCATCCGAGTGCCCGGGCTCAATTAAGCAGCGCTGCTAATTGCGCGCGGCGCAAATACCGCTTGACACCGCAGGCGGTGGATGGGCGGTCGAACCGGCGCCGCTTCAGCGACGAGCAGAAGCGGGCGATGGTGCAGGAGACGGAGAAGCCAGGGGTTGCCGTGGCGGAGGTCTGCCGCCGCCACGGCATCGCCACCAGCCTGCTCTTCCGCTGGCGCGTCCAGTTCGGTCTGAACGCTCGCAAGGCGCCGCAACTCGCGACGGTGACGCTCGCCGACGGCACGGCGAGTGAGCCGGCGGCGCTCACGGCCTTGCGCGATCTCGTCAAGGCGCCGGAAGGGATGATGGCGTTCGTACTGGATGATGGACGGCGCGTCCTTGCGCAAGCGGGCAGCAGTCCGGCGGAGCTGAAGCGGCAGTTCGCCGAAAGGGGGAAGGCATCATGA
- a CDS encoding MFS transporter, with amino-acid sequence MQISGTWRLIARVFLPFAAGYYLSYLFRTINALIANYLSSDTGLGTADLGLLTSVYFLVFAAAQIPVGVLLDRFGPRRVQSVLLLLAAVGAGLFAVSTGFLSLLIARAMIGLGVAAALTAGLKSIILWFPRERVALLNGYMVMLGSLGAVTATAPVEHLLAWMGWRPLFEILAAATGVTAILIYVMVPERPIVPSTAHATLGSVFGDRRFWRIAPLSATCIGSAWSLQGLWASPWLTDVEGLDRASLVRQLLTMSIVLSCGAWLFGTTVHYIKRRGIGAETILVMVTVLFVAAELALILRAPLPSIVPWSVVAIVGTATVASFAVIADYFPPELAGRANGALNVLHFGWAFLAQFGTGLILEEWSANGGHRPVQAYQVAFGLNIALQIAALVWFALPWGRYLASWARPIPFFVPANVSNVVESVSSYENSVILIPAEDDAAW; translated from the coding sequence ATGCAGATCTCGGGGACATGGCGTCTCATCGCACGCGTTTTTCTCCCTTTTGCGGCTGGATACTATCTTTCGTATCTGTTTCGAACGATCAACGCCTTGATCGCCAATTATCTCAGCTCGGATACCGGGCTTGGGACTGCCGACCTCGGGTTGCTGACGTCAGTCTATTTCCTGGTTTTCGCGGCGGCTCAGATCCCCGTCGGAGTATTGCTGGACCGCTTTGGCCCGCGGCGCGTCCAGAGTGTTCTGCTCTTGCTCGCAGCAGTGGGCGCTGGGTTGTTCGCGGTATCGACCGGCTTCCTGTCACTTTTGATCGCGCGTGCAATGATCGGGCTCGGCGTGGCCGCGGCGCTCACGGCAGGACTGAAGTCCATCATCCTTTGGTTCCCCAGGGAACGAGTTGCCTTGCTGAACGGCTACATGGTCATGCTGGGATCGTTGGGAGCGGTGACCGCCACGGCTCCGGTCGAACACCTGCTCGCTTGGATGGGCTGGCGGCCGCTCTTTGAGATCCTGGCAGCCGCTACGGGTGTGACGGCCATTCTCATCTATGTCATGGTGCCTGAACGACCCATTGTCCCATCAACCGCGCACGCCACCCTTGGCTCCGTTTTCGGCGATCGACGCTTCTGGCGAATCGCACCGTTGTCGGCGACTTGCATTGGATCAGCCTGGTCTCTGCAAGGTTTGTGGGCATCGCCATGGCTGACAGACGTCGAGGGGCTTGATCGCGCAAGTCTGGTCCGACAGCTTCTTACGATGTCGATCGTCTTAAGCTGCGGTGCCTGGTTGTTCGGTACGACGGTCCATTACATCAAACGGAGGGGAATCGGGGCGGAGACGATATTAGTGATGGTAACAGTTCTGTTTGTCGCAGCTGAGTTAGCCTTGATCTTGCGAGCACCTCTGCCGTCCATTGTGCCCTGGTCCGTTGTCGCCATTGTCGGAACGGCAACTGTGGCCAGCTTCGCGGTGATAGCGGATTACTTTCCGCCTGAGCTAGCTGGTCGCGCCAATGGCGCCCTAAACGTCCTGCACTTCGGTTGGGCATTTTTGGCTCAATTCGGGACTGGCCTGATCCTGGAGGAATGGTCTGCGAATGGTGGCCATAGGCCCGTCCAAGCCTATCAAGTCGCGTTCGGTCTCAACATAGCACTTCAGATCGCGGCGTTGGTCTGGTTTGCGCTGCCTTGGGGCCGATACCTAGCTTCATGGGCGAGGCCTATTCCGTTCTTCGTGCCGGCCAATGTTTCCAACGTTGTCGAGTCAGTAAGCTCGTATGAGAATTCGGTCATACTCATACCCGCGGAAGACGATGCGGCGTGGTGA
- a CDS encoding VirB3 family type IV secretion system protein: MDDQVAGFVVPVHRALTEPILMGGAPRSVAIVNGTLAAALGLGLRLWIAGLVLWFIGHMAVVWAAKRDPAFVDVVRRHLRIPSHLNL; encoded by the coding sequence ATGGATGATCAGGTGGCAGGCTTTGTCGTGCCCGTTCATCGCGCGCTCACTGAGCCAATCCTGATGGGCGGCGCGCCGCGGTCGGTCGCGATCGTCAACGGCACGCTTGCGGCAGCTCTGGGGCTGGGACTTCGGCTCTGGATCGCGGGTCTGGTCCTCTGGTTCATCGGCCACATGGCCGTCGTCTGGGCCGCCAAGCGCGATCCCGCCTTCGTCGATGTGGTGCGCCGACATCTGCGCATTCCCAGTCATCTCAACCTCTGA